CAATGCTTCTGCTTCCTTCTTCGCACTTTCTACGATCTGCAAAGCGGCATGCTCGGCACTGGAAATTTTAGCTTCTGCAAGGGATTTGCGAATAAAATAACCGAACCCAAAGAATATAGCGGCTACAGCGAGAACGATTATGATCCACCAAATTGGATGCATCTGATCACCTCCTCGTTGTTTCCTCCAAGGCATTCCTTGGGAAATGTTCAATTGTCAGGTTACTCATTCATACATAAAATTTTCCGGCAGTGGAAGCTGCCGTCCATACTGCGCACGCCGTATCACGTACGCAAATCCCGCCTTAGCCAGCGGAATACATTTCACTATGAATTGGCGATTAAAAGAATCTTTCACAAAGTAGTCACTTTTTTGGAAGGAAAAAGGATTCTAATTTATGATAAAAAGATTCATATTTATTTTAGTATTTATAAAAAGATATTGTCAAGGGAAAGCAATGGGTAAACGTCAGTTTCATCCAATGAAACCATTTCTTTCACGAAAAAGTATCCAAACTGCCCTTTATTCGAAATCTTCCAGCTCGTCGTCCCACTCACCCTTTTCCTGATCCTCGTCAACCAGACGCTTGAGCACCTGACGCACCTGATCCCCGCCGAAGCCCCTACGCATTAAATATGCTCCCGTTTTACGTTTGCGATCCAGCAACTCTCCATGGGTTTGCTGCCATTTTTTCCGTCCCACGGCAAGCGCGCTCTCCAATTCGGCATCTGCACTGATCTCGCCCAAAGCCTCGGAGATCAGCTCCGTGCCGATTCCCTTCTGTCTCAGCTCCTGTTTGACCCACAGCCTCCCCTTCTTATGGCTTGTCATTCGCTGCTCTGTCCACATCTTGGCGTATAACGCGTCATCAATCAGCTTGTCCTTCTCCAATCGCTCCAGCGTCGTCTCTATGCAACTCGGCTCGAAACTTTTTTGCTGCAGACGCTGGGTGATCTCCTTGGCTGTTCTGGGTTTCCTGGACAGATGATTCAGCGCCTCTACATAAGCCCTCTGTCGTTCATCGGCCACGATAATTTCCTCAAGCTCTTCCTTGCGAAAAACATTCCCCTTGAACATCCGGTATTTCAGCATCACATCTTCATGAACGGTCATAAGGTACGGACCAAACGCGATTTGGTATCGGTGCTTGGGCTTTTTCAGCATTTCGACTGACGTTACAATCAAATCCTCATGGTCCGGAAAATGCCCTATACCTGATGCTTCTGCCTGCTCCGACATTTCCTTATTCTCTTCTTCCATATGTCGCTCCTCTCACTACCGCACCATTTCTGAGTAAAATAACCAAGACTGCATCTGGAAGTCTGAATAAATGCAAAGAAGACCGTCTGGCGTTACAAACACCGGACGGTCCTCAACACTGTAATCGATAACCAGCAATGAACTACTCTACTTTAAACAACTCTTGCTCTTCTAATTCCTCTTGTTCCTTATCCTTCTCGGAAGGCTCAGGAACAGCCGTGGTCAGATTGCTCGCTTCACGAATTTTGTTCTCGATAACACTAGCGATCTCCGGATTCTCTTTCAAGAATTGCTTCGCATTCTCCCGTCCTTGGCCAAGACGGTCACCTGAATAAGAATACCATGCGCCGCTCTTATCCACGATATCGAGTTCCGTTCCGATATCGATCAGGCTTCCCTCTCTAGAGATGCCTTCACCGTACATAATATCAAGCTCAGCCTGTTTGAAAGGTGGCGCTACCTTGTTCTTAACAACCTTAATCCGTGTGCGGTTACCCACCACATCGTTGCCCATCTTGATGCTCTCAATTCGACGCACGTCCAAACGAACCGTCGAGTAGAACTTCAGAGCACGTCCACCTGGAGTCGTCTCAGGGTTACCGAACATAACACCAACCTTCTCACGAAGCTGGTTGATAAAGATGGCAATTGTTTTCGATTTATTAATAGCACCCGACAATTTCCGAAGAGCCTGGGACATCAGACGAGCTTGCAGACCTACGTGGGAGTCACCCATGTCGCCTTCAATTTCAGCTTTTGGTACCAGTGCAGCAACCGAGTCAATAACGATGATATCAACTGCACCACTGCGTACCAGAGCTTCCGCAATTTCCAGCGCCTGCTCACCCGTGTCCGGTTGGGAGAGCAGCAATTCATCAATGTTAACGCCCAATTTGCTTGCATACGATGGATCCAGAGCATGCTCGGCATCGATAAATGCAGCCTGTCCACCAGCCTTCTGAACTTCCGCAATCGCATGGAGGGCTACTGTTGTTTTACCGGAGGATTCCGGTCCATATACTTCAATAATCCGGCCTCTAGGCAAGCCGCCGGTTCCTAAAGCTATATCCAATGCCAACGATCCGCTCGGCACAATCTCTACTTGCATGTGGGTGGATTCACCCAGTTTCATGATGGAACCTTTTCCGAACTGTTTCTCTATCTGACGAAGCGCCATTTCCAGCGCAGCACGACGATCTGACAATTGTTCCACAACCCTTCACTGTTGATAGTCATATCATACCTTGTTTTGACACGTTTGCCAAGCTTTTTTTCGAACATACATTCGTTTTTTTTATTCCGCACCCCTTCCCGTATAT
This Paenibacillus sp. JZ16 DNA region includes the following protein-coding sequences:
- a CDS encoding regulatory protein RecX: MEEENKEMSEQAEASGIGHFPDHEDLIVTSVEMLKKPKHRYQIAFGPYLMTVHEDVMLKYRMFKGNVFRKEELEEIIVADERQRAYVEALNHLSRKPRTAKEITQRLQQKSFEPSCIETTLERLEKDKLIDDALYAKMWTEQRMTSHKKGRLWVKQELRQKGIGTELISEALGEISADAELESALAVGRKKWQQTHGELLDRKRKTGAYLMRRGFGGDQVRQVLKRLVDEDQEKGEWDDELEDFE
- the recA gene encoding recombinase RecA codes for the protein MSDRRAALEMALRQIEKQFGKGSIMKLGESTHMQVEIVPSGSLALDIALGTGGLPRGRIIEVYGPESSGKTTVALHAIAEVQKAGGQAAFIDAEHALDPSYASKLGVNIDELLLSQPDTGEQALEIAEALVRSGAVDIIVIDSVAALVPKAEIEGDMGDSHVGLQARLMSQALRKLSGAINKSKTIAIFINQLREKVGVMFGNPETTPGGRALKFYSTVRLDVRRIESIKMGNDVVGNRTRIKVVKNKVAPPFKQAELDIMYGEGISREGSLIDIGTELDIVDKSGAWYSYSGDRLGQGRENAKQFLKENPEIASVIENKIREASNLTTAVPEPSEKDKEQEELEEQELFKVE